A single Anopheles maculipalpis chromosome 3RL, idAnoMacuDA_375_x, whole genome shotgun sequence DNA region contains:
- the LOC126561080 gene encoding microfibril-associated glycoprotein 4-like, with product MLFGIIALVCLIFSLANGETPQPGGCGFGYEIILAKLESIEQRLVALEAKWENTSPKKVETELSHSIQNEHQATLLPATKYSAPESSHVQTTERMPDASPKPLKPPSSKYPLGVEPSAEQLALGEDNIYSSCREVPSRVSGKFLIRISEEAQPINLLCDMQSIDAGWIVVQNRFNGSESFYRKWADYESGFGSLDGEFWLGLERISLLVNNGQKWEIMVWLKNFQGMILYTKYNKFVLGNATDEYRLKEIRSYLGNGGDSLGKHEGMKFTTYDRDNDPVSYNCAKKHRGGWWYHQQCVTSNLNGVYGNTNTEQSNSWSTMKPYGYGLQATKIMIRELLG from the exons atGCTCTTTGGAATAATTGCTTTAGTGTGCTTAATTTTTTCCCTCGCAAATGGCGAAACACCACAACCTGGAGGATGTGGCTTTGGGTATGAAATAATACTTGCAAAGCTGGAATCGATCGAACAAAG GTTAGTAGCTTTAGAggcaaaatgggaaaatacgTCCCCAAAAAAGGTTGAAACAGAGCTGTCACATTCCATTCAAAATGAGCATCAAGCAACCTTATTGCCAGCTACAAAGTATTCAGCGCCGGAATCGTCCCACGTCCAAACTACCGAGCGCATGCCCGATGCGTCACCTAAACCCCTGAAACCTCCATCATCTAAGTACCCACTAGGTGTGGAACCATCGGCGGAACAACTCGCTCTAGGTGAGGACAATATATACAGCTCATGCCGTGAGGTCCCATCGCGGGTCAGCGGCAAATTTCTTATCAGAATTTCGGAGGAAGCGCAACCTATCAACTTGCTGTGCGACATGCAATCTATTGACGCTGGCTGGATCGTGGTGCAGAATCGTTTCAACGGTTCCGAATCGTTCTATCGCAAGTGGGCAGATTACGAGTCCGGTTTCGGTAGTCTGGATGGAGAGTTTTGGCTGGGTTTGGAGCGAATTAGCTTGCTGGTGAACAATGGTCAGAAATGGGAGATTATGGTCTGGTTGAAGAATTTCCAAGGGATGATCCTCTACACAAAGTATAACAAATTTGTGCTCGGTAATGCGACGGATGAATACAGGCTGAAGGAAATAAGAAGTTACTTGGGCAATGGAGGTGACTCGTTAGGCAAACATGAAGGGATGAAGTTTACTACCTACGATCGGGATAACGATCCGGTTTCGTACAACTGTGCGAAAAAGCATCGTGGTGGTTGGTGGTATCATCAACAGTGTGTCACCAG cAATCTTAATGGTGTGTATggaaacacaaacaccgaaCAGTCCAACAGTTGGTCAACGATGAAACCTTATGGGTACGGTTTGCAAGCCACAAAAATCATGATACGGGAGTTGTTaggttga